The following proteins are co-located in the Sporolactobacillus pectinivorans genome:
- a CDS encoding aminoglycoside phosphotransferase family protein, protein MNGLFSGIPGSDDWKKVIPVTKGWSNDQKFYVEMLDRRKFLLRISDISNFDRRQSEYEALKEWYSSNIAMPEPIDFGICNKERNVYTLLTWLEGDEAGRVLPKFSREERYKLGYFAGRTLKLIHQNPVPNERPSWSEIFNQKTDQKIKAYKNCGIKIGNADKIIDYINVNRYLLDQRTQTAQHGDYHCGNMVINEDHKMSIVDFDRLDYGDPWEEFNRITWSADISPIFATGQIDGYFCDSVPDSFFRLMALYIAVNQLSSIPWAIQFGQSEVNVMLDQSKKVLDAYDQFQSVIPKWYKVRG, encoded by the coding sequence ATGAACGGTCTTTTTTCCGGTATCCCCGGCTCAGATGATTGGAAAAAAGTAATTCCGGTCACTAAAGGCTGGTCTAATGATCAAAAGTTTTATGTCGAAATGTTGGATCGAAGGAAGTTTCTGTTGCGGATCTCAGATATCTCGAATTTCGATAGAAGACAGAGTGAGTACGAGGCTTTGAAAGAATGGTACAGCAGTAACATAGCGATGCCTGAGCCGATTGATTTCGGGATTTGTAATAAAGAAAGAAATGTATACACCCTGTTGACCTGGCTTGAAGGTGATGAGGCCGGAAGGGTTTTGCCGAAGTTTTCCAGGGAAGAACGGTATAAACTTGGGTACTTTGCCGGGCGGACGCTGAAGCTTATTCATCAAAATCCGGTGCCAAATGAACGCCCATCATGGTCTGAAATATTCAACCAGAAAACGGACCAGAAAATAAAAGCCTATAAAAACTGCGGCATTAAGATAGGGAATGCCGATAAAATCATCGATTATATCAATGTGAACCGATATCTTCTGGATCAAAGAACGCAAACCGCCCAGCATGGCGACTACCATTGCGGCAATATGGTCATCAACGAGGATCATAAAATGAGTATTGTTGACTTTGACCGGCTCGACTATGGTGATCCATGGGAGGAATTCAACCGAATCACATGGAGTGCGGACATCAGCCCGATTTTCGCCACGGGGCAGATTGACGGCTATTTTTGTGACAGTGTTCCTGATTCATTTTTCAGACTGATGGCACTGTATATTGCAGTCAATCAGCTGAGCTCGATACCCTGGGCGATTCAATTCGGACAGTCGGAAGTCAATGTGATGCTGGATCAGTCGAAAAAAGTTTTAGACGCTTATGACCAATTTCAGAGTGTCATCCCAAAATGGTACAAAGTGCGCGGATAA
- a CDS encoding MDR family MFS transporter, translated as MRTWDLNLKVRLIGETLFNLLFWMYYPFLTIYFSDSFGQSVAGLLMSVPPLVGIIANLLGGYLSDTLGRRQTMLLGSLVQVVIFALFALSLSDWINYIAYILISFGRTIYYPASSAMVADLTPEKDRREVFAVFLTAFNIGAVLGPMLGSIFFFHYRSELLWSCTAAAFLYLYAIFFLIRETMPEAESGKRLSGSLLSVLKAQIRSYKVIFYDKVFALFILAGIVVMTVIRQENTYLPIYISAHVPEQVLFSWNGWSPNLGGVGVFGWMMGLSGIIFVLFSVPVARMFEKINDRTLLILSICVVGASLFLMGCTTNVWMLLLLMATMSFGELMQSPVSDSFVSKYAPAEKRGQYMGAATLQNTIGNFFAPVAMILSGWVPSNGVFGFILICALIGALLYGLLFRILYGKEENIN; from the coding sequence ATGCGAACATGGGATTTGAATCTGAAAGTCCGCCTGATTGGCGAGACGCTTTTTAACTTGCTCTTTTGGATGTATTATCCATTTCTCACCATCTATTTCAGTGACAGTTTTGGGCAAAGTGTTGCGGGTCTCCTGATGTCTGTCCCGCCTCTCGTCGGAATCATTGCGAACCTTCTCGGCGGCTACCTTTCGGATACGCTTGGACGCCGCCAGACGATGCTGCTCGGTTCATTGGTGCAGGTCGTCATATTTGCCTTGTTTGCTTTATCTTTGTCGGACTGGATAAATTATATCGCCTATATATTAATCAGCTTCGGCCGGACGATCTACTATCCGGCAAGCTCCGCTATGGTCGCGGATCTGACTCCTGAGAAAGACCGTCGCGAGGTCTTCGCAGTTTTTCTGACGGCATTTAATATTGGTGCCGTATTGGGTCCCATGCTTGGTTCAATTTTCTTCTTTCACTACAGGAGCGAGCTGCTTTGGTCATGCACGGCCGCGGCCTTTCTTTATTTGTATGCGATATTCTTCCTGATCCGCGAGACTATGCCCGAAGCTGAATCAGGAAAAAGATTAAGTGGATCGCTGTTATCTGTTTTAAAAGCACAGATTCGGAGCTATAAAGTGATTTTTTACGATAAGGTCTTTGCACTCTTTATTCTGGCTGGCATTGTCGTGATGACTGTCATCAGGCAGGAGAATACTTATCTGCCGATTTACATCAGTGCGCATGTCCCGGAACAGGTCCTTTTTTCATGGAATGGCTGGTCACCGAATCTCGGTGGTGTCGGCGTATTTGGTTGGATGATGGGGTTGAGCGGCATCATCTTTGTTCTGTTTTCAGTTCCTGTCGCACGAATGTTTGAAAAAATCAATGACCGGACTCTGCTGATCCTCTCCATTTGTGTCGTCGGCGCCAGCCTGTTCTTGATGGGCTGCACCACGAACGTCTGGATGCTGCTCCTTCTGATGGCAACGATGTCATTCGGAGAACTGATGCAGTCGCCCGTTTCAGACAGTTTTGTCAGCAAGTACGCACCGGCCGAAAAACGCGGCCAATATATGGGCGCCGCCACGCTGCAGAACACCATCGGCAACTTTTTTGCACCAGTCGCGATGATCCTGTCAGGATGGGTACCCTCCAATGGTGTTTTCGGATTCATCCTGATCTGCGCATTAATCGGCGCCTTGCTCTATGGGCTGTTATTTCGTATTTTGTATGGAAAAGAAGAGAACATCAATTAA
- a CDS encoding IS4 family transposase: MLQGKTLNTLLHSDRLQNAPAKDAFYDLLKGATYNWRLFLSRVSSFLIVTCFKPLTGDHRNRVLIYDDSTYRRHRSKHVELLSRVRDHTTGHYVRGFRMPTLGWSDGVTFIPLAFSLLSSQKKKNRYQEMDASVDKRTLGYRRRKEALMKGTEVLFCLLDAINPLELGAQTLLFDSWFAFPGVIKRVVKNYPLQVICMLKRMPRVYYTYEGKRYTLTQLYHQIRKKRGRAKILASAFVGLGVDEDGSEQRAKIVFVRDHHRSKQWLALLTTSLEQTDEEVVRVYGKRWAIECFFKMTKSHLRLAKECQCRNYDALIAHTTIVFLRYIMLAWSAREEQDPRTLGNLFSLCCDEIEDLRFAEALMTLLELLSSTLMHFSLHHPLFPSCFSNC; this comes from the coding sequence GTGCTCCAAGGAAAAACGCTGAATACTTTGCTCCATTCCGACCGTTTACAGAACGCGCCCGCCAAAGATGCCTTTTACGATTTGCTGAAGGGGGCCACTTACAATTGGCGGTTGTTTCTGAGCCGTGTCAGTTCGTTTCTCATTGTCACTTGTTTCAAGCCATTGACTGGAGACCATCGGAATCGCGTGCTGATTTATGATGACTCCACGTATCGTCGCCATCGAAGCAAGCACGTTGAACTACTCTCACGCGTCCGCGATCATACAACGGGACACTACGTCAGGGGATTTCGTATGCCCACTCTGGGTTGGTCCGATGGCGTGACTTTCATACCGCTCGCGTTTTCACTGCTGAGTTCTCAAAAGAAAAAGAACCGATATCAAGAAATGGATGCCTCTGTTGACAAGAGAACCCTGGGCTACCGCCGTCGAAAAGAAGCCCTGATGAAAGGGACCGAGGTGCTGTTCTGTCTGCTGGATGCCATCAACCCTTTAGAGCTAGGCGCCCAAACACTGCTCTTTGACAGCTGGTTTGCTTTCCCGGGCGTCATTAAACGTGTGGTGAAAAACTATCCGCTTCAAGTGATCTGTATGCTTAAGCGGATGCCAAGAGTTTATTACACGTACGAAGGAAAACGCTATACCCTCACCCAACTTTACCATCAGATTCGGAAGAAACGCGGACGCGCTAAAATTCTTGCTTCCGCTTTTGTCGGACTGGGCGTGGATGAAGACGGCTCCGAACAGAGGGCCAAAATCGTTTTTGTTCGCGATCATCACCGATCGAAACAGTGGCTGGCCCTATTGACGACCTCTTTGGAACAGACCGATGAGGAAGTGGTTCGCGTCTATGGCAAACGCTGGGCCATCGAATGTTTTTTCAAAATGACTAAGTCTCATCTTCGTCTGGCTAAAGAATGTCAGTGCCGCAACTATGATGCCTTAATCGCGCATACGACGATTGTGTTTCTTCGCTATATCATGCTGGCGTGGAGTGCCCGGGAGGAACAGGATCCAAGAACGTTGGGCAATCTTTTTTCTCTCTGTTGTGATGAGATTGAGGATCTCCGTTTTGCGGAAGCACTCATGACCCTTCTCGAACTGCTGAGTTCTACGCTCATGCATTTTTCGCTTCATCATCCGCTTTTTCCAAGTTGCTTCTCGAACTGCTGA
- a CDS encoding low temperature requirement protein A, with the protein MAERIIGKKEVSNHTIPLVNLAEYLMMMLVFWTIWTYQTVYANRFLKEDLVNSLFLIFDMFWVVILSQSLNEHFASTHFTFAGSTSILFLSIAFQYYLQVKRADSPERKKLALQLSVLLTVISLIGFVTILPFPAPYPMRFAIYAVSIFTVAFYPLFMKQTLTDFSTQFDHLTERYSLFTLLLFGEAVIAIAQTVTIHHFRPESVFYFVVIALLFTVYIINYELGINRRTKTAGLVLIHLHYFIFLGINLMTALLELFILKELNTTFFVIIFDISAVLFIYSMLALLITYPKKNTHITIKEFTVISALSLIWIVLSVLLKNSALTFLAALTLILIILAAYWWRVILQSAHK; encoded by the coding sequence GTGGCAGAGAGAATAATCGGGAAAAAAGAAGTCAGCAATCATACGATCCCCCTGGTCAATCTGGCAGAGTACTTAATGATGATGCTCGTATTCTGGACCATCTGGACTTATCAGACCGTCTATGCGAATCGCTTCCTGAAAGAGGATCTCGTCAACTCTCTGTTTCTGATTTTCGATATGTTCTGGGTTGTGATCCTTTCGCAATCTCTAAACGAACATTTTGCATCCACTCATTTCACCTTCGCCGGATCAACGTCCATTCTGTTTTTAAGCATCGCCTTTCAGTACTATCTGCAGGTGAAGCGTGCTGATTCTCCGGAACGGAAAAAACTAGCCTTACAATTATCCGTGCTGCTTACAGTGATTAGCCTGATCGGCTTTGTGACCATTCTCCCCTTTCCGGCTCCCTATCCCATGCGTTTTGCCATTTATGCTGTGTCGATCTTCACTGTCGCTTTCTATCCGCTGTTCATGAAACAGACACTGACTGATTTTTCAACGCAGTTTGATCATCTAACCGAACGGTATTCGCTTTTTACCTTATTGCTGTTTGGCGAAGCAGTGATTGCCATCGCACAAACAGTCACTATTCATCATTTCAGACCGGAGAGCGTTTTCTATTTTGTGGTCATTGCGCTGCTTTTTACAGTCTATATCATTAACTATGAATTGGGCATTAACCGGAGAACCAAGACTGCCGGCTTGGTTTTAATTCATCTTCATTATTTTATTTTCTTAGGGATTAATTTAATGACCGCATTATTGGAACTGTTTATCCTGAAGGAACTGAATACCACTTTCTTTGTCATCATCTTTGACATCAGCGCAGTCCTTTTCATTTATTCTATGTTGGCCCTGCTGATCACTTATCCCAAGAAGAACACACACATTACCATAAAAGAATTCACAGTAATTTCCGCTTTGAGCTTAATCTGGATTGTATTAAGCGTTCTATTGAAAAATAGTGCGTTAACGTTTTTAGCTGCCTTAACACTTATTTTGATTATATTGGCTGCATACTGGTGGCGTGTCATTCTGCAGTCGGCGCACAAATGA
- a CDS encoding low temperature requirement protein A has protein sequence MTEKLLGKKEVSTLELFYDLIFAYAISRMTEVLHLVINHTLPLINLAEYLMMMLVFWTIWTYQTVYANRFLKGDLSNSLFLIFDMFWVVILSQSLNENFASTHFTFAGSTSVLLLSIAFQYYLQSRRADTPEHKKLALHFSVLLMIISLIGFVTILPVPTLYLLRFAVYTASIIAVAFYPLFMKQTLTDFSTQFDHLSERYSLFTLLLFGEAVIAIAQTINIHHLKIESVLYFVIIALLFTLYMITYELGINRRARTAGLVMIHLHYFIFVGINLITALLELFILHELNTTFFIVIFDISAVLFIYSMLALLSTYPKKNTHVTSKEFATISLLNLVWIILSLLLKSNPLMFLGGLTLILIILAVYWWRVILQSAHKIKHETIG, from the coding sequence GTGACAGAAAAGTTACTTGGGAAGAAAGAAGTCAGCACTTTGGAATTATTTTACGATTTGATTTTTGCCTATGCCATCAGCCGGATGACCGAGGTGCTGCATCTGGTCATCAATCATACCCTGCCGCTGATTAATCTGGCCGAATATTTGATGATGATGCTTGTATTCTGGACGATCTGGACTTACCAGACGGTTTATGCCAATCGTTTCCTGAAAGGGGATCTCAGCAACTCTCTGTTTTTGATTTTCGACATGTTCTGGGTCGTGATCCTGTCACAGTCTCTGAATGAAAACTTTGCATCCACCCATTTCACATTTGCCGGATCAACGTCTGTTCTGTTATTAAGCATTGCATTTCAATACTATCTGCAATCAAGACGGGCGGATACTCCAGAACATAAAAAATTAGCGCTGCATTTCTCTGTGCTGCTTATGATCATCAGTTTGATCGGATTTGTGACCATTCTTCCTGTTCCGACACTTTATTTGCTTCGCTTTGCCGTATATACCGCCTCGATCATTGCTGTCGCTTTCTATCCACTTTTTATGAAGCAGACACTGACTGATTTCTCGACACAGTTTGATCATCTGAGCGAACGCTATTCGCTTTTTACCCTGTTACTGTTCGGCGAAGCCGTGATCGCCATAGCACAGACGATTAATATTCATCATTTAAAAATCGAGAGCGTACTCTATTTTGTAATCATTGCCTTACTTTTTACCCTCTATATGATCACTTATGAGCTGGGTATCAACCGAAGAGCCAGAACAGCGGGGCTGGTTATGATCCATCTGCATTATTTTATTTTTGTAGGTATTAATTTAATCACCGCCTTACTGGAATTGTTCATCCTTCATGAATTAAATACCACATTCTTTATCGTCATCTTTGACATCAGTGCGGTCCTTTTCATTTATTCCATGCTGGCTCTTTTGAGCACTTATCCGAAAAAGAACACACATGTGACCAGCAAAGAATTCGCGACAATTTCCCTCTTAAATTTAGTCTGGATTATTTTAAGCCTTTTGTTGAAAAGTAATCCGTTAATGTTTTTAGGTGGATTAACGCTTATTCTGATTATTCTAGCCGTATACTGGTGGCGTGTTATTCTGCAGTCAGCGCATAAGATAAAACATGAAACGATAGGGTAA
- a CDS encoding TetR/AcrR family transcriptional regulator, producing the protein MSKTDVKEKLIQTTVDLLRESGRSEEVTSRQITEKAKTNLAMINYYFSSKDELINIAVNRLIKSAADDWINIENRAQSPYEKLLQMLLHLSQLTMQYYSLTKSTTIYELTKADIHLPFYIIPLLEQHFGGQRNEFEIKLTAFEVISFLQVLMVKADDFLKYSGKDVRDDHQREYVIETFLNSILKNE; encoded by the coding sequence ATGTCAAAGACAGATGTCAAAGAGAAACTCATTCAAACCACTGTCGATTTGTTGCGGGAAAGTGGAAGGTCGGAAGAAGTGACTTCGAGACAAATCACCGAAAAAGCAAAAACAAATTTGGCAATGATTAATTACTATTTCAGCTCTAAGGATGAGTTGATTAATATTGCTGTCAATCGACTCATAAAAAGTGCTGCTGATGACTGGATAAACATTGAAAATCGCGCTCAATCTCCTTATGAGAAACTGCTGCAAATGCTCTTACATCTGAGCCAGTTAACGATGCAGTATTATTCATTGACAAAATCAACGACCATTTATGAGTTGACAAAAGCAGATATTCATTTACCCTTTTACATTATTCCACTTCTCGAACAACACTTCGGAGGACAAAGAAATGAATTTGAAATAAAGCTAACTGCCTTTGAGGTTATATCATTTTTACAAGTATTGATGGTCAAAGCTGATGACTTCTTAAAATACTCAGGCAAAGATGTCCGTGATGATCATCAGCGGGAGTACGTGATCGAAACTTTTCTAAATTCAATACTAAAAAATGAGTGA
- a CDS encoding aldo/keto reductase has protein sequence MKQIAIGPEKKQASAVVQGCMRISEMSEDTVEKLIETDLENGITFFDHADCYSQGACEALFGRVLAKRPDLRDKITLQTKCGIVHGAEYTLYDFSKEHLLETVNASLKRLQTDHIDYLLLHRPDALMEPEEVAGTFDELHSAGKVLHFGVSNQNPYQMELLKKSVKQPLEVNQLQFSIKATGLVDAGINVNMTVDASNVRDGGILDYCRLNNVTVQAWSPFQYGFFEGVFLDNPKFPELNKKIDEIAAKYGVSNNAIAVAWILRHPAEMQVILGTTNVKRVAESAKGADITLTRPEWYEIYLAAGNKLP, from the coding sequence TTGAAGCAAATTGCGATTGGACCTGAGAAAAAGCAGGCATCGGCGGTTGTTCAGGGCTGCATGCGTATCTCGGAGATGTCTGAAGACACGGTGGAAAAGCTGATCGAGACGGATCTGGAGAATGGAATCACTTTTTTCGATCACGCCGACTGTTACAGCCAGGGCGCCTGCGAAGCATTATTCGGCCGTGTACTGGCTAAACGTCCGGATCTGCGGGACAAAATCACGCTGCAGACGAAGTGTGGTATTGTCCACGGTGCGGAATATACTTTGTATGACTTTTCGAAAGAGCATTTGCTTGAAACGGTAAACGCCAGTCTGAAGCGGCTGCAGACCGATCACATCGACTACTTGCTGCTGCACCGTCCGGACGCGCTGATGGAGCCGGAAGAAGTGGCGGGTACGTTTGATGAACTGCATTCTGCCGGTAAGGTGCTCCATTTTGGCGTCAGCAACCAGAATCCATATCAGATGGAGCTACTGAAGAAGAGCGTTAAACAGCCGCTTGAAGTCAACCAGCTTCAGTTCAGTATTAAAGCGACCGGTCTGGTGGACGCTGGCATTAATGTGAACATGACGGTTGACGCCTCGAACGTCCGCGACGGCGGTATTCTCGATTACTGCCGCCTGAACAATGTCACGGTTCAGGCATGGTCCCCGTTCCAGTACGGCTTCTTTGAGGGTGTCTTTCTGGACAATCCAAAATTCCCGGAGCTCAACAAAAAAATCGATGAAATCGCAGCGAAATATGGGGTCAGCAACAATGCGATTGCCGTCGCCTGGATTCTGCGCCATCCGGCGGAGATGCAAGTGATTCTCGGCACGACAAACGTGAAGCGTGTCGCTGAGTCGGCCAAGGGCGCCGATATTACGCTGACGCGCCCTGAGTGGTACGAAATTTATCTGGCTGCAGGAAACAAGCTGCCTTAA
- a CDS encoding proline-specific peptidase family protein translates to MKQGTTILTLDNGYHLWTNTQGTGGIHLLCLHGGPGGTHEYYENFAQMLAEQGLNIQVHMYDQLGSFYSDQPDYSDPETARKYLTYDYFLGEVEEVRQKLGLDHFYLIGQSWGGLLVQMYALKYGRHLKGAIISSMTDNIDEYVTNINKIREEALPADAVVFMKECEAKNDYDNARYQGYVDILNEGYVDRRQPPAISHLISTMAAPVYNDFQGDNEFVVTGKLKEWDVRDQLKNITVPTLVTFGEHETMPIAAAKRMAQAIPHARLATTPNGGHHHMIDNAPVYFDHLATFIKDVENNNFND, encoded by the coding sequence ATGAAGCAAGGAACAACAATTTTAACTCTTGATAACGGCTACCACCTATGGACCAATACCCAGGGAACCGGAGGTATTCATTTGCTCTGCCTTCACGGCGGACCCGGCGGCACACATGAATATTATGAAAATTTCGCTCAGATGCTGGCCGAACAGGGATTGAACATTCAGGTTCACATGTATGATCAATTAGGTTCTTTTTATTCCGACCAGCCGGACTACTCCGATCCCGAAACAGCCCGGAAGTATTTAACTTATGATTATTTTCTCGGTGAAGTTGAGGAAGTTCGCCAAAAACTGGGCCTTGATCACTTTTATCTGATCGGCCAAAGCTGGGGCGGTTTGCTTGTCCAGATGTACGCTCTGAAATATGGCCGGCATCTTAAAGGTGCGATCATTTCATCCATGACGGACAACATCGATGAATATGTCACTAACATTAATAAAATTCGGGAGGAAGCACTGCCCGCTGATGCCGTTGTGTTTATGAAGGAATGCGAAGCAAAGAATGACTATGATAATGCGCGTTACCAGGGCTACGTTGATATCCTCAACGAGGGCTATGTTGACCGCAGGCAGCCGCCGGCTATTTCCCATCTGATCAGCACTATGGCGGCTCCTGTTTATAATGATTTCCAGGGCGACAATGAATTTGTCGTCACTGGAAAATTAAAGGAATGGGACGTCCGCGATCAGCTTAAAAATATCACCGTGCCCACGCTCGTTACGTTTGGCGAACACGAAACCATGCCCATTGCCGCCGCCAAACGGATGGCTCAGGCCATTCCGCACGCCCGGCTGGCGACTACACCTAACGGCGGGCATCATCATATGATCGATAACGCTCCGGTCTACTTCGATCACCTGGCGACTTTCATTAAGGATGTCGAAAACAACAATTTTAACGATTGA
- a CDS encoding ATP-binding cassette domain-containing protein: protein MSYIELKDIHKSYKLSGKQKFPVLHGIDLKLERGEFVSILGESGGGKSTLMNIIGGMDKDYTGDVLINGKALHDMKEKELDDYRKTNVGFIFQSFNLINHMTVLDNVLVTLKMTTMSEKERVAHAKELLTTVGLADHLHKRPNQLSGGQKQRVAIARALANNPDIILADEPTGALDKKNSEQIMELLDQIAKQGKLVVTVTHSQKVADYGTRIIKIDDGRIADDIRLKDGYPIPEHEEGSKTKNLGLGATFKMALDNISHNLKRNILVTLGGAIGIFSVIIMLSLGSGVQTYIHDEIMNNVNPTVVQLTKKGLSQQDGESSQIKKSAVISNSDLEKMKKVKHVNSAEKVLWLSSTRVMLGSKIAIPQYFQTVDGAIPKKDLASGSHLPGTNEIGLSKDVAMQLTKKPSSLIGKTLTFYVNMTDKNQRPIVMQKNLKVSAIFNGSAQMGLLTADYATIQEMYDKQKITLKPNMATIKIDKIENVKSVQDYFKKHGYTPNGAGAFLDSLNLYIAIASYVLAAIAGISLLVSAIMIIVVLYISVTERTKEIGILRALGARRKDIRHLFFSEASLLGLFSGAIGILIAFIAAAIGNYFARPHMHVSLLNITPGFVLFGLIASIGISVIAGLAPSSKAANLDPVESLRKFE from the coding sequence GTGAGTTATATCGAATTAAAAGACATCCATAAGTCGTACAAGCTTTCCGGAAAACAAAAATTTCCGGTATTGCATGGCATTGATCTCAAACTGGAGCGTGGTGAATTTGTTTCCATACTCGGAGAATCCGGTGGCGGAAAATCAACACTGATGAATATCATCGGCGGCATGGATAAGGATTACACAGGCGATGTTTTGATTAACGGCAAGGCGCTGCATGACATGAAAGAAAAAGAGTTGGATGATTACCGGAAGACGAATGTCGGCTTCATTTTTCAAAGCTTTAATCTGATCAACCACATGACTGTTTTAGATAATGTGCTCGTCACACTGAAGATGACAACGATGTCGGAAAAAGAGCGAGTGGCGCATGCCAAAGAACTGCTGACAACCGTCGGGCTTGCGGATCACTTGCATAAGCGGCCGAATCAGCTGTCCGGTGGGCAGAAACAGCGAGTGGCGATTGCCAGGGCATTGGCGAATAATCCCGACATCATTCTTGCTGACGAACCGACTGGAGCGCTCGATAAGAAGAATAGCGAGCAGATTATGGAGCTCCTTGATCAAATCGCCAAACAAGGCAAGCTTGTCGTGACGGTAACGCATTCGCAGAAAGTTGCCGACTACGGCACACGTATTATTAAAATTGATGACGGGCGCATCGCCGATGACATCCGTCTGAAGGATGGTTACCCGATACCGGAACATGAAGAAGGATCAAAAACGAAAAACCTGGGCCTAGGTGCTACCTTCAAAATGGCGCTCGATAACATCAGTCACAATCTGAAGCGAAACATTCTTGTCACGCTTGGCGGCGCAATCGGCATTTTTAGTGTGATTATTATGCTCTCACTTGGAAGTGGCGTGCAAACGTATATCCACGATGAAATTATGAATAACGTCAATCCGACCGTGGTGCAGCTAACGAAAAAAGGCCTGTCTCAGCAAGATGGAGAGAGCAGTCAAATCAAGAAATCGGCAGTCATTTCAAACAGTGATCTTGAGAAAATGAAAAAGGTCAAACATGTGAATTCAGCTGAAAAAGTGCTCTGGCTTTCTTCAACGCGGGTTATGCTTGGCAGCAAGATTGCGATCCCACAATACTTTCAGACCGTAGACGGCGCCATTCCGAAAAAAGATTTGGCTAGTGGCAGCCATTTGCCTGGAACAAACGAAATCGGGTTAAGCAAAGACGTTGCCATGCAGCTGACGAAAAAGCCGAGTAGCCTGATCGGCAAAACCTTAACTTTTTATGTCAATATGACCGATAAAAATCAGCGCCCAATCGTTATGCAGAAAAATTTAAAAGTATCCGCCATTTTCAACGGCAGCGCGCAAATGGGCCTGCTTACGGCAGACTATGCGACCATACAAGAAATGTACGACAAGCAAAAGATCACCCTGAAGCCCAACATGGCAACGATTAAAATCGATAAAATTGAAAATGTAAAAAGCGTTCAGGACTATTTTAAAAAACATGGCTATACCCCGAACGGAGCCGGAGCTTTTCTGGATTCATTGAACTTATATATCGCTATTGCCTCCTATGTCCTGGCGGCGATAGCCGGTATCTCATTACTTGTTTCAGCAATCATGATTATTGTCGTCCTTTATATCAGTGTGACGGAACGGACAAAAGAAATCGGCATTCTCAGGGCTCTTGGTGCCAGGCGTAAGGATATTCGCCACTTGTTCTTCTCGGAAGCGAGCCTGCTCGGGCTGTTCAGCGGTGCCATCGGCATTTTGATCGCTTTTATTGCTGCAGCGATTGGTAATTACTTTGCCCGTCCGCATATGCATGTGTCGCTCTTAAATATCACCCCCGGATTCGTGCTCTTCGGCCTGATCGCCAGTATTGGTATTAGTGTGATTGCCGGGCTCGCTCCTTCTTCCAAGGCCGCTAACCTTGATCCGGTCGAATCCTTGAGAAAGTTTGAATAG
- a CDS encoding GNAT family N-acetyltransferase, whose protein sequence is MEEDSVMIREAVADDAEKLLDYLEKISAESDFLTFGPRELHLDIAQEKDTLDSFSIRDNALFLVAEVDDNIIGCLNFSGGTRSRTAHTGEFGISVLQAYWGQHIGKVLLKTLISWAHRTHIIRRINLRVRMDNVRAKRLYQSAGFVEEGMIKRDLLVNGKFYDSITMGLDIN, encoded by the coding sequence ATGGAAGAAGACAGCGTAATGATAAGGGAAGCCGTCGCGGATGATGCCGAAAAATTATTAGACTATCTCGAAAAAATTTCGGCTGAGTCTGATTTTCTAACGTTCGGACCTAGAGAACTTCATCTTGATATAGCACAGGAAAAAGACACGCTTGACAGCTTTTCAATCAGGGATAACGCTTTATTTCTTGTTGCGGAAGTCGATGACAATATAATAGGATGCTTGAATTTTTCCGGCGGCACAAGATCAAGAACGGCTCACACGGGCGAATTTGGGATCAGCGTGCTGCAAGCATACTGGGGGCAACATATCGGTAAAGTGCTACTGAAAACGCTGATTAGCTGGGCACATCGAACCCATATCATCAGAAGAATAAATTTGCGGGTTCGAATGGATAACGTCCGTGCGAAACGTCTTTACCAGTCAGCCGGCTTTGTTGAAGAGGGCATGATCAAACGGGATCTGCTGGTAAACGGCAAGTTTTATGACAGTATCACGATGGGTTTAGACATTAACTGA